Proteins found in one Corynebacterium zhongnanshanii genomic segment:
- a CDS encoding IclR family transcriptional regulator: MGQNSEVPATSGIQVLDRAVFILTVISAEPRTLTDLCDITGLPRATAHRIAVALEKHRLIERDHDGAWTTGPALTEMAPTSNSRLEEAAEHILPKLLAETGESVQLYRISGLDRVCIANANPSTGLHDIVPVGHRMSLAAGSAAKILMAYASDTLLSQVLPHAAFTAADLAEIRATEIAESSAERDPSLGSASVPIFDASGTMIAALSLSGPVDRMGPHPATKFGPILRRAAREFDIALRG, from the coding sequence ATGGGACAGAATAGCGAAGTGCCTGCAACGAGCGGCATCCAGGTTCTCGACCGCGCGGTGTTCATCCTCACGGTCATTTCCGCAGAACCGAGAACCCTGACCGATCTGTGCGACATCACCGGTCTTCCACGCGCCACAGCACACCGCATCGCCGTCGCTTTAGAAAAGCATAGACTGATCGAACGCGACCACGATGGCGCCTGGACCACTGGCCCGGCGCTCACTGAGATGGCACCCACCTCCAACTCGCGCCTGGAGGAGGCCGCCGAGCACATCCTGCCGAAGCTTCTGGCGGAAACCGGCGAATCCGTCCAGCTCTACCGCATTTCCGGGCTGGATCGCGTGTGCATCGCCAACGCTAACCCGTCCACAGGCTTGCACGACATCGTCCCCGTCGGACACCGCATGTCCCTCGCCGCCGGCTCCGCCGCCAAAATCCTTATGGCGTACGCCTCGGATACCTTACTGTCTCAGGTCTTGCCGCACGCCGCGTTCACTGCCGCCGATCTTGCGGAGATCCGCGCCACCGAAATTGCCGAATCCTCCGCCGAACGTGATCCTTCGCTGGGTTCCGCGTCCGTCCCTATATTCGACGCCAGCGGTACCATGATCGCAGCCCTCTCCCTGTCCGGGCCTGTCGATCGTATGGGCCCGCACCCTGCCACAAAGTTCGGCCCTATCCTTCGCCGCGCAGCTCGGGAGTTCGACATCGCTCTGCGAGGCTAG
- a CDS encoding alpha/beta fold hydrolase, with the protein MTAIRESRRFGHTLREHVIEVPWDPFDPAAHADTFELFAREIIPPGGEDLPVLLYLQGGPGFPAPRPAEPAGVIAKALERYRVVLMDQRGTGRSHRIDRRSPAVDRRADRLALLRQEYIVSDAESLREHLGLKRWSLFGQSFGGFCITTYLSMCPDSVDRAFLTGGLPSVTRGVADVYRSTYGKLAVRHERFFRECPWAESRIAEIVDHLDNSDERLPTGERLSSRRFRTIGIELGRGHGFDTLAYLLEDPFRVVRGEKFLKTDFLADVGSRVSFEDGPLYATIHESIYGGVAGHTQTRWAAHRVREEYEEFAEETTGRIFLTGEHIYPWQFQEDPALHAFADAAEELAQRSWERSPYDVAALGEAQAVASAAIYVDDIFVPFEESLETAAAYRDLRPMITNAFQHNGIAHDGKGIMSELMRLADDH; encoded by the coding sequence ATGACTGCGATACGTGAAAGCCGCCGATTCGGCCACACCCTCCGTGAGCACGTGATTGAGGTGCCGTGGGACCCGTTTGATCCCGCTGCCCACGCAGACACCTTCGAGCTTTTCGCCCGCGAAATCATCCCTCCCGGCGGCGAGGACCTGCCCGTCTTGCTGTATCTGCAGGGTGGGCCGGGCTTTCCCGCGCCGCGCCCGGCTGAACCCGCCGGCGTGATCGCGAAGGCCTTGGAGCGCTACCGCGTGGTGCTGATGGACCAGCGGGGCACGGGGCGTTCGCACCGCATTGACCGACGTAGCCCCGCTGTCGACCGTCGTGCGGATCGTTTGGCGTTGCTGCGCCAGGAATATATTGTGTCCGACGCCGAATCTCTTCGCGAACACCTCGGACTCAAAAGATGGTCCTTGTTTGGTCAGAGCTTCGGAGGGTTCTGCATCACCACCTACCTCTCTATGTGCCCTGACAGCGTGGATCGCGCGTTTCTCACGGGTGGGCTACCTTCGGTGACCAGGGGAGTAGCCGACGTGTATCGCTCCACCTACGGCAAGCTCGCTGTCCGGCATGAGCGCTTCTTCCGAGAATGCCCGTGGGCGGAGAGCCGCATAGCGGAGATTGTGGATCATCTGGATAACTCCGATGAGCGGCTTCCCACGGGCGAGCGTTTATCGTCGCGGCGTTTCCGCACCATCGGCATTGAGCTGGGGCGCGGGCACGGCTTCGATACCCTGGCCTACCTGCTGGAGGACCCCTTCCGGGTCGTACGAGGGGAGAAGTTCCTGAAGACCGATTTCCTGGCGGATGTGGGGTCTCGTGTGAGCTTTGAGGACGGCCCGTTGTACGCCACGATCCACGAGTCCATCTACGGTGGCGTGGCGGGCCACACCCAGACCAGGTGGGCGGCGCACCGTGTGCGCGAGGAATATGAGGAGTTCGCAGAAGAAACCACGGGCAGGATCTTCCTCACCGGCGAGCACATCTACCCGTGGCAGTTCCAGGAAGATCCGGCCTTGCACGCTTTTGCGGACGCGGCTGAAGAGTTAGCGCAGCGATCGTGGGAACGCTCGCCCTATGATGTGGCGGCGCTGGGGGAGGCGCAGGCTGTGGCGTCGGCGGCGATCTACGTCGATGACATTTTTGTGCCGTTCGAGGAATCTCTGGAGACGGCAGCGGCCTACCGAGATCTCCGGCCGATGATCACGAACGCGTTCCAGCACAACGGCATTGCACACGACGGAAAGGGGATCATGAGTGAGCTGATGAGACTGGCTGATGACCACTAG
- a CDS encoding UvrD-helicase domain-containing protein — MTISVGFYKAVKDRYGLGSQIQEFYNKLVSNPESPSLHVERVANATDKRVRTARVTDKYRAVLFELHYEDMTQFIVVDILNHDDAYDLATSKSLVINEVNGVPKLVDVPTAHAEVSRAEIESRAKALAAEKVARYHAEQSVKESDAKSSDAAPEVSPREALEQEGITPQQLHEELGLSAETLAFIDQAHNNPELEALLESSAPWEHDAVIGLLAGLSIAEVREELALTRVEETDTDEALLAGFASPAARMEFVIDPGNEELADIISTGSFAEWRVFLHPSQRRAVTANHSGSARITGGAGTGKTVVVVHRTKHLLEANKNARILLTTYTRELANSIKQQVNELKFDYQEAAVHGAPGLWISGIDALAHSVLHNARTDELSEALYDVLGITGDFTPSALSDNEQKALWREAVDLKGQDLDPTKSHHTFLSQEYASVILTHGITDEKGYLRVRRTGRGTSLSRQERKIVWSIVELFHAKCAMLQKLTYAACASVAAHIVEHRYQKDAMFDHVLVDEAQDFHAGHWRFLRAVAKKGPNDIFIAEDSHQRIYGQRLVLRNFGIETRGRATTKLRVNYRTTAQNLGYATAILEGDNWIDSEEQEDNLHGYHSVRQGPAPVIVNSDTKAQEAETLARYIKQWTADSSNVSIGVLVRRKNRKEEISTQLGEHGISVSTGRRATTDRPVAVMTMHNAKGLEFTHVILLDVSADALPQHYLLKGLAPAEREDSWQRERALLYVAASRARDVLLVSIVGEASKLLPAEAS, encoded by the coding sequence ATGACTATTTCTGTTGGCTTTTATAAAGCCGTGAAAGACCGTTACGGATTAGGCTCCCAGATCCAGGAGTTCTACAACAAGCTGGTGAGCAATCCAGAGAGTCCGTCACTGCATGTGGAGCGTGTGGCTAATGCAACCGATAAGCGTGTACGAACCGCACGGGTGACGGATAAATATCGTGCTGTTCTCTTCGAGCTGCACTATGAAGACATGACGCAGTTCATCGTGGTGGACATCCTCAATCATGATGATGCCTATGATCTGGCTACCTCCAAGTCATTGGTGATTAATGAGGTTAATGGCGTGCCTAAGCTGGTGGATGTTCCCACCGCGCACGCAGAGGTTAGTCGTGCAGAAATTGAGTCGCGTGCCAAGGCTTTGGCAGCAGAGAAGGTGGCCCGGTACCATGCCGAGCAGTCGGTGAAGGAATCTGATGCGAAGTCGTCAGACGCAGCGCCAGAGGTGTCGCCACGCGAAGCGCTTGAGCAGGAGGGCATTACCCCACAGCAGCTTCATGAAGAACTGGGCCTGAGTGCCGAGACTCTTGCTTTTATCGACCAAGCGCATAACAACCCAGAGCTGGAGGCTCTCCTCGAGTCTTCTGCACCATGGGAGCACGATGCCGTGATCGGCCTGCTCGCGGGGCTGAGTATCGCTGAGGTTCGTGAGGAACTGGCCCTTACCCGGGTGGAGGAGACTGACACCGATGAGGCGCTTCTTGCCGGTTTTGCTTCACCAGCGGCCCGGATGGAGTTTGTCATCGACCCTGGGAACGAAGAACTGGCGGACATCATTTCAACCGGAAGTTTTGCCGAGTGGCGTGTTTTCCTGCACCCGAGCCAGCGCCGCGCAGTTACTGCGAATCATTCCGGCTCAGCCCGTATTACCGGTGGTGCCGGTACCGGAAAAACAGTTGTGGTGGTGCACCGCACCAAGCACCTGCTAGAAGCTAATAAGAATGCACGCATTCTGCTCACCACATACACCCGCGAGTTGGCCAATTCCATCAAACAACAAGTCAACGAGCTGAAGTTTGATTACCAAGAAGCTGCTGTGCATGGAGCACCCGGTCTCTGGATCAGTGGCATAGACGCCCTTGCACACTCAGTTCTTCATAACGCACGCACAGATGAGCTTAGTGAAGCACTGTATGACGTCTTAGGCATCACCGGTGACTTCACTCCGTCCGCGTTGTCCGACAACGAGCAAAAAGCTTTGTGGAGGGAGGCCGTTGACCTTAAGGGTCAGGACCTAGATCCCACAAAGTCTCACCACACGTTCCTTTCTCAGGAATATGCGTCTGTGATCCTTACCCATGGCATTACTGATGAGAAGGGCTATCTGAGGGTACGCCGAACGGGACGAGGCACCTCGTTGTCTCGCCAGGAACGCAAGATTGTGTGGTCGATCGTTGAGCTCTTCCACGCTAAGTGCGCGATGCTCCAGAAACTCACCTATGCCGCGTGCGCCAGTGTAGCCGCGCACATAGTCGAGCACCGTTACCAAAAGGACGCGATGTTTGATCACGTTCTTGTTGACGAGGCTCAGGACTTCCACGCGGGACACTGGCGCTTCCTGCGCGCTGTCGCGAAGAAGGGGCCGAACGACATCTTTATCGCCGAGGACTCTCACCAGCGTATCTATGGACAGCGCCTGGTCCTACGCAACTTTGGCATTGAGACTCGTGGTCGCGCGACAACGAAGCTGCGCGTGAACTATAGAACGACCGCGCAGAACCTTGGATACGCTACCGCCATCCTCGAAGGGGATAACTGGATTGATTCCGAGGAACAGGAAGACAACCTGCACGGTTACCACTCAGTGCGCCAAGGGCCGGCCCCCGTCATCGTGAACTCTGACACCAAGGCGCAAGAGGCTGAAACGTTAGCGCGCTACATCAAGCAATGGACTGCGGATAGCAGTAACGTATCCATCGGCGTTTTGGTCCGTAGAAAAAACCGCAAGGAAGAAATCTCCACTCAGCTGGGCGAACATGGGATTTCAGTGAGCACCGGCCGCCGTGCTACTACGGATCGTCCTGTTGCAGTGATGACGATGCATAACGCCAAGGGCTTGGAGTTCACCCACGTGATTCTCCTAGATGTCAGTGCGGACGCATTGCCTCAGCATTATTTGCTGAAGGGCTTGGCTCCCGCGGAACGTGAAGACTCTTGGCAGCGCGAGCGCGCCTTGCTGTACGTGGCGGCGTCGCGCGCCCGTGATGTTCTGTTGGTGAGCATTGTGGGAGAGGCCTCGAAACTCTTGCCGGCTGAGGCTTCCTAA
- a CDS encoding type 1 glutamine amidotransferase domain-containing protein, which yields MSTALFIMSAARELTLKEGKTQPTGFWAEEFVVPYDLFDAAGFDITVASPEGKTPVVDEVSLGLAGGLPPKTNGFRKRLDALRDVLENTISLKDAAATHEEYDVVFYPGGHAPMEDLVTDEDSATILSERLANNQILGLVCHAPAAILATVDSDGRTPFAGKNITALSNVEEMLNPNVRNTKWLLEDRLVEAGLKFHKAALPYRPYTKVDGALFTGQNPQSSAQLADELIRAVC from the coding sequence ATGAGCACAGCACTATTCATCATGTCCGCCGCCCGCGAACTCACCCTGAAGGAGGGCAAGACGCAGCCCACGGGGTTCTGGGCCGAGGAGTTCGTGGTCCCTTATGACCTGTTCGACGCCGCCGGTTTTGACATCACCGTCGCCTCCCCCGAAGGAAAAACCCCGGTGGTGGATGAGGTGTCCCTGGGGCTCGCCGGTGGATTGCCGCCCAAGACGAATGGGTTCCGGAAGCGACTCGACGCCCTGCGGGATGTTCTAGAAAACACCATTTCTTTGAAGGATGCTGCCGCCACGCACGAGGAATACGACGTGGTGTTCTACCCCGGCGGTCACGCGCCGATGGAGGACCTGGTCACGGATGAGGATTCAGCCACAATCTTGAGCGAACGCCTGGCCAACAATCAGATTCTGGGGTTGGTGTGCCACGCACCTGCGGCCATTTTGGCCACCGTGGATTCGGACGGCCGCACCCCCTTTGCCGGAAAGAACATCACGGCGCTATCCAATGTGGAGGAAATGCTGAACCCGAACGTTCGGAATACCAAATGGCTGCTGGAGGACCGCCTTGTGGAGGCCGGGCTTAAGTTCCACAAGGCCGCTCTGCCCTACCGTCCCTACACGAAGGTGGACGGGGCGCTGTTCACGGGGCAGAATCCGCAGTCCTCGGCGCAGCTGGCAGACGAGCTTATTCGGGCTGTCTGCTAA